One Amycolatopsis sp. NBC_00355 genomic window carries:
- a CDS encoding glycoside hydrolase family 3 C-terminal domain-containing protein, with translation MEKRVAQVLGQMTLDEKITMVHGTAAGGYTGRVAGNDRLCVPSLKMEDGPLGVNLGNTTQLPAASAVAASFDASLAKTYGSVIGAEDKTKGVDVDLGPTINIVRDPRWGRAFESYSEDPYLAGQMGAADIDGVQSQGVMAQVKHWAVYNQEENRNTTADNAVIDDRTVHEIYASAFGNVVAKAKPSSAMCSYSSINGTYACENPYLNDILKQDFGFDGFITSDWGATHSAAPSANAGMDMEMPGQDFFGATLKTAVQSGQVPQSRLDDMVTRILREEFRFGLFDHPSADTPDAAASTASHLSVAKKAAEDGTVLLKNDNLLPLDSRKLHSVAVIGDGAGKNTLSSGGGSAHIAGTGTVTPFDGIKARAGSGIDVEYAQGNLGTGSALPPIESSALKPPSGTGTGLQGDYYANTDSSGTPVVTRTDPQVAFTFSGAPAPGVPATNFSAKWTGTLTAPATGTYTLGLTSDDGSRLLVGGQQVIDNWGDHGAQTKTAQVPLTAGQPVQVEVDYYQGGGDASVSLGWLPPGEDLVGQAAALAAKSDVAVVYANDYESEGGDLADIDLPADQNKLIDAVAAANPNTVVVLNTGSAVTMPWLAKVKGVFEAWYPGQEAGHAIASLLFGDVAPSGKLPVTFPTSLDQVPASTPEQWPGVAGKVQYSEGLDVGYRWYDRKNLTPLYPFGFGLSYTNFRFSNLKVDGDTMRENGRLSISADVTNTGARRGAEVAQLYLSDPASTGEPVNQLKGFQKVDLQPHQTQRVRFELTAQDASYWSTDAHAWELGVGRYTVRVGDSSRNLPLSGGFRVDRTTGPRFTKVAAPAIAAPGKTLSVTTTFTNGATEAVHDASTSLAVPAGWKATPRTPAVARTVRPGESVPTTWAVTVGASAAPGPVPLSATTRYAGGSVRGTASTQVAYPNLAAAYTDVGVTDDANPAPGNLDGAGFSFSAQALDSVGVHPGGPVTSGTATFTWPDVPAGQPDTVTTAGQSVTLTGSGTALNLLTTGTNGTQSGPVTVTYADGTTSTSTLTVADWYANQAVAGCVLVATTPYWNRPAGSTYPHDQKVSLYAASVPLTASKQVAYLTLPANKQLHVFATAFTA, from the coding sequence GTGGAGAAACGGGTCGCGCAGGTGCTCGGGCAGATGACCCTGGACGAGAAGATCACGATGGTGCACGGCACCGCGGCGGGCGGTTACACCGGCCGCGTCGCGGGCAACGACCGGCTGTGCGTCCCGTCGCTGAAGATGGAGGACGGCCCGCTGGGCGTGAACCTGGGCAACACCACCCAGCTGCCCGCCGCGTCCGCCGTGGCCGCGTCGTTCGACGCCTCGCTGGCCAAGACCTATGGGTCGGTGATCGGCGCCGAGGACAAGACAAAGGGGGTCGACGTCGACCTCGGCCCGACGATCAACATCGTCCGCGATCCGCGCTGGGGGCGGGCGTTCGAGTCCTACAGCGAAGATCCCTACCTGGCCGGGCAGATGGGCGCGGCCGACATCGACGGCGTCCAGTCCCAGGGGGTGATGGCGCAGGTGAAGCACTGGGCCGTCTACAACCAGGAGGAGAACCGCAACACCACGGCCGACAACGCGGTGATCGACGACCGGACCGTGCACGAGATCTACGCCAGCGCGTTCGGGAACGTCGTCGCGAAGGCCAAGCCGTCGTCGGCGATGTGCTCGTACTCCTCGATCAACGGCACCTACGCGTGTGAGAACCCGTATCTGAACGACATCCTGAAGCAGGACTTCGGCTTCGACGGCTTCATCACGTCGGACTGGGGCGCCACGCACAGCGCGGCGCCGTCGGCGAACGCCGGGATGGACATGGAGATGCCCGGCCAGGACTTCTTCGGCGCCACACTGAAGACAGCCGTCCAAAGTGGACAGGTGCCGCAGTCCCGGCTGGACGACATGGTCACCCGCATCCTGCGCGAGGAGTTCCGCTTCGGGCTGTTCGACCACCCGTCCGCCGACACGCCGGACGCGGCGGCGTCGACCGCTTCGCACCTCTCAGTGGCGAAGAAGGCCGCCGAGGACGGCACGGTCCTGCTCAAGAACGACAACCTGCTGCCGCTGGACAGCCGTAAGCTGCACTCGGTCGCGGTGATCGGCGACGGCGCGGGCAAGAACACGCTCAGCTCCGGCGGCGGCAGCGCGCACATCGCGGGCACCGGCACGGTCACGCCGTTCGACGGAATCAAGGCGCGGGCGGGCTCGGGCATCGACGTCGAGTACGCGCAGGGCAACCTCGGCACCGGCAGCGCGCTGCCCCCGATCGAGAGCAGTGCGCTCAAGCCGCCGTCGGGCACCGGCACCGGCCTGCAGGGGGACTACTACGCGAACACCGACTCGTCCGGGACGCCGGTGGTGACCCGCACCGACCCGCAAGTGGCGTTCACGTTCAGCGGGGCGCCCGCGCCCGGCGTGCCCGCGACGAACTTCTCGGCCAAGTGGACCGGCACGCTCACCGCGCCCGCGACCGGCACGTACACCCTCGGCCTGACCAGCGACGACGGCAGCCGGCTCCTCGTCGGCGGTCAGCAGGTGATCGACAACTGGGGCGACCACGGCGCGCAGACCAAGACCGCGCAGGTCCCGCTGACCGCGGGCCAGCCGGTCCAGGTCGAGGTCGACTACTACCAGGGCGGCGGCGACGCCTCGGTCAGCCTCGGCTGGCTGCCGCCGGGGGAGGACCTCGTCGGGCAGGCGGCCGCGCTCGCCGCGAAGTCCGACGTCGCGGTCGTCTACGCCAACGACTACGAGTCCGAAGGCGGCGACCTCGCCGACATCGACCTGCCCGCCGACCAGAACAAGCTGATCGACGCCGTCGCGGCGGCCAACCCGAACACCGTCGTCGTGCTCAACACCGGCTCCGCGGTGACGATGCCGTGGCTGGCGAAGGTCAAGGGTGTCTTCGAGGCGTGGTACCCGGGCCAGGAGGCGGGCCACGCGATCGCGTCGCTGCTCTTCGGCGACGTCGCGCCGTCGGGCAAGCTGCCGGTGACGTTCCCGACGTCCCTGGATCAGGTTCCGGCGTCCACTCCGGAGCAGTGGCCGGGTGTCGCCGGCAAGGTCCAGTACTCCGAAGGCCTCGACGTCGGCTACCGCTGGTACGACCGGAAGAACCTGACCCCGTTGTACCCCTTCGGTTTCGGGCTCTCGTACACGAACTTCCGGTTCTCGAACCTGAAGGTGGACGGCGACACGATGCGGGAGAACGGCCGGCTCTCGATCAGCGCCGACGTCACGAACACGGGCGCGCGGCGCGGTGCCGAGGTCGCCCAGCTGTACCTGAGCGATCCGGCGTCCACCGGGGAGCCGGTCAACCAGCTCAAGGGCTTCCAGAAGGTGGATCTCCAGCCGCACCAGACGCAACGGGTCCGGTTCGAGCTGACCGCGCAGGACGCGTCGTACTGGAGCACCGACGCGCACGCGTGGGAACTCGGCGTCGGCCGGTACACCGTCCGCGTCGGCGACTCGTCCCGGAACCTCCCGCTGTCGGGCGGGTTCCGTGTCGACCGGACGACCGGGCCGCGGTTCACCAAGGTGGCCGCACCCGCGATCGCGGCGCCCGGAAAGACCCTCTCGGTGACGACCACCTTCACCAACGGCGCCACGGAAGCCGTGCACGACGCTTCGACCAGCCTGGCCGTCCCGGCGGGCTGGAAGGCGACCCCGCGGACCCCGGCCGTCGCCCGGACGGTCCGGCCGGGTGAGTCGGTGCCGACCACCTGGGCGGTGACGGTCGGCGCGTCGGCGGCGCCCGGCCCGGTCCCGTTGTCCGCCACCACCCGGTACGCGGGTGGCTCGGTCCGGGGCACGGCGAGCACGCAGGTCGCCTACCCGAACCTGGCCGCTGCCTACACGGACGTCGGCGTCACCGACGACGCGAACCCGGCGCCGGGCAACCTCGACGGCGCGGGCTTCAGCTTCTCCGCCCAGGCCCTGGACTCGGTGGGCGTCCACCCCGGCGGCCCGGTCACGAGCGGCACGGCGACGTTCACCTGGCCCGACGTCCCCGCTGGGCAGCCGGACACGGTGACCACGGCCGGCCAGAGCGTCACCCTGACCGGCTCGGGGACGGCGCTGAACCTGCTGACCACCGGCACGAACGGCACGCAGAGCGGCCCGGTCACCGTGACCTACGCCGATGGCACGACGTCCACCTCGACGCTGACCGTCGCGGACTGGTACGCCAACCAGGCCGTGGCCGGCTGTGTGCTCGTGGCGACGACGCCGTACTGGAACCGCCCCGCGGGGAGTACGTACCCGCACGACCAGAAGGTGAGTCTCTACGCGGCTTCCGTGCCGCTGACGGCGTCGAAGCAGGTCGCGTACCTGACGCTGCCGGCGAACAAGCAGCTGCACGTCTTCGCGACGGCGTTCACCGCGTGA